Genomic window (Thermodesulfobacteriota bacterium):
GGTGGCGCACCACCTCCAAGGCGAGGCGCCGGCCTCCCGGCAGCACGGCGTCCTCCACCCCCAGGTCCACGATCTTCCCTCGGTACACGGTGCGCCGGGTGGACAGGGTCTCGTCCCCTCTGCTAGATTGCGCGTGTTTCCGCACATTTTCCGCCGGCCGCAGGGTACGCGCGCCCCTGCGGACCGGTCAAGCCGAGGCCGATCGCCCCGATGCCCCCCTTCCCCTCCCTGCGGGAGTTCGTAACGGCCCTCGACCGGGCCGGGGAACTCGTGCGCGTGCCCGATCCCCTCTCGCCGGCCCTGGAGATCCCCGCCCTGGCGGATCTCGCCATGAAGAGCCCGGGGGGCGGGAAGGCGCTCCTCTTCGAGCGCCCGGAAGGCCACGAGATCCCCGTGCTCGTCAACGCCTTCGGGAGCGCGCGGCGGCTCGGCCTGGCCCTGGGCGTGGAGGACGTGGAGGAGATCCCCCGGCGCATCGGGGCGCTGCTCGCCACGGCGCCGCCCCGGGGGCTCGGGGATGCGCTCCGGCTCCTGCCGTCCCTCCTGGAGCTCAAGGGGGTGCCGCCCCGCCGGCACCGGGGACGGCCCCCCTGCCAGGAGGTGGTGCACACCGGCGACGCGGTGGACCTCACGCGCCTGCCGGTGCTCACCTGCTGGCCGGGAGACGGGGGGCCCTTCGTGACCCTGCCCTGCGTCTTCACCCGGGACCCGGAGACCGGGCGGCAGAACCTGGGCATGTACCGGCTCCAGGTCTACGACCGGCGCACCACCGGCATGCATTGGCACATCCACAAGGACGGGAGCCGCGCCCATGCGCTGCACCGCCGCGCCGGCCGGCGCATGGAGGCGGCGGTGGCCATCGGCACCGACCCGGTGGTGACCTACTGCGCCACGGCCCCGATGCCCCACGGGGTGGACGAGCTCCTGCTGGCGGGGTTCATCCGGCGAAAGCCCGTGACGCTCGCCCGGTGCGTGACCGTGGACCTCCAGGTGCCCGCCACGGCGGAGATCGTGCTGGAGGGGTACGTGGACCCCGGGGAGGAGCGGATCGAGGGGCCCTTCGGGGACCACACGGGCGTCTACTCCCCCGCCGAGCCCTACCCGGTCTTCCACGTGACCGCCGTCACCCGCCGGCGAAACCCCCTCTACTTCGCCACGGTGGTGGGCATCCCCCCCATGGAGGACGCCTGGCTCGGGTACGCCACCGAGCGGATCTTCCGCCCGCTCCTGCGCACCCAGTGGCCCGAGGTGGGGGAGATGCACCTGCCCGCCGAGGGGGTGTTCCACAACCTGGCGCTGCTCACCCTGGACAAGCACTACCCCATGCAGGCCCGCCGGCTCTTCCAGGGGCTGTGGGGGGCGGGGCAGATGAGCTTCACCAAGATCCTCGCGGCGCTCGACCCGGACGTGGACGTGGGCGACCCCCGGGCCGCGGCCCGGGCACTCCTGGACCGTCTGCCCATCCCCGAGGGTCTGGTGTTCTCCCAGGGGGTGCTCGACGCCCTGGATCACGCGAGCCCCCAGGCCCTGTGGGGCGGCAAGCTCGGCCTCGACGCCACCCGCCCCCTGCCCGGGGAGCCCGGCCACGGCGGGGAGCTCCCCGCCGGGGGCCGCCCCCCCGCAGAGGCGCAGCTCCTCGCCTCCCTCCGGGAGCGCTTTCCGGGCCTTCGGGAGTGCCGGCTGCCCCTGCCCGGCGCGCGGCGCATCCTGGCGCTCCTGGTGCTCGACAAATCCCGGCCCGGCGAGGGCTTGGACCTGGCCGAGGCGGCGCTCGCGTCCGCCGCGGGGCGCGTGGACGTGGCGGTGGCCGTGGAGGGCACCGGCGGGGAGGACTTGGGGCTCCTGGCCTGGAGGGCGCTCTCCAGCGTCGATCCCGTGCGCGACATCCGGGTGCGGGACGGCCGGATCGCCGTGGACGCCACCGTCAAGGGCCCCGGGGAGGGCCACCCCCGGTCCTGGCCCGCCGAGGTCTCCCATCCCCCCGAAACGCGCCGCACCGCCGAGGCCGTCGCCCGCCGCCTCGGCCTGCTTCCCCAGGAGTCGCAGCCATGACCCCCAAACAGGAAACCTGCATCCCCCCGGACCTCGCCGCCGAGCAGGACGTGTGCCAGGCCGCCCAGGAGCACCACCGCCGGTACCGGGACGAGCTCCCCGCGGCCGTGGACGCCATCGTGGCGAGCTGCCGCACGGTGCCCCACGTGGCCCACATCGAGGCCGCCCTCATCCCCTCCAAGGAGGAGGTCACGGGCCTCATCGGGCTCATGCTCGACCTGGTGTTCCCCGGCTTCTTCGGGCGCCAGGAGGTCGACTGGGCGAGCCTTCCCTACCACGTGGGCCAGGAGGCCACCGAGCTCTTCGACCGGCTGAGCCTCCAGATCTCCCGATCCATCCGCCACGAGTGCCGCCGCACCGAGAGCCTGTGCTCCCACTGCCTCGACACCGGGCAGCGCCAGGCACTGGATTTCCTCAACGCCGTTCCCGGCGTCCGGGAGCTGGTCTCCGGCGACGTGGTGGCCGCCTATCGGGGCGACCCGGCGGCCAAGAGCTACGACGAGGTGGTCTTCAGCTACCCGGGGCTCTACGCCGTGGCAGTCTACCGCCTGGCCCACGCCCTGCACCGGCTGGGGGTGCCCGTGCTCCCGCGCATGATGACCGAGCACGCCCACGGCGCCACCGGCATCGACATCCACCCGGGGGCGACCATCGGCCGGGAGTTCTTCATCGACCACGGCACGGGGGTGGTCATTGGGGAGACCTGCGAGATCGGCGACCGGGTCACCCTGTACCAGGGCGTCACCCTGGGGGCGCTGTCGTTCGCCCGGGACGAGGGGGGCCTCCTGGTGCGGGGCACCAAGCGCCACCCCACCATCGAGGACGACGTGGTCATCTACTCGGGGGCCACCATCCTGGGCGGTCACACGGTCATCGGCCGGGGCTGCGTGATCGGCGGCAACGTGTGGCTCACCGAGAGCCTGCCCCCGGACACCAAGGTCACGGTCGAGCCGCCCCGCCTGCTGTACCGCCAGAACCGGGGGTAGTGGCTGGGTTTCCAGGCCGGACGCCTCGGCGAGGCGTCCCTACCGATGCCGACGGCGCCTGCCGCCGGCCGAACCATCATCCGAAAGGAGGAGCACCGTGAAGAAGCTCGCGCTCGTCGTCCTGGTGTTGCTGTGCGCCGCCCTGCCCGCGGGCGCCAAGGATCTGGGCGGCATGTGGGGAGTGGGATTCAGCAAGGGATTTGCGCCGGAGGGCTCGGGGCTCTCCTCGGTGGCCGTGCGCTACTGGGTGGACCGGCAGCTCGCCGTGGAGGTGCTGGGGGGATTCCGCCTCGTGGACGTGGACAACGGCCCCGACGAGCGGTTCTACAACCTGGGGGGGCGCTTCCTCATCAAGATCGTCGAGGAGGACAACCTCCACGTCTACGGCGGCGGCGGGCTCGCGTGGCTGCGCCAGCGGTCGCGGGGCGACTCGGACAACGGGGTGGCCGTGGAGGCCTTCGCGGGGGTCGAGTACTTCTTCCAGGGACTGCCCCACCTGGGGTTCACCAGCGAGGTGGGCCTGGGCCTGAGCGACGTGGGCGACCGGACCTCGTTCGGAACCAACGGGGAGAGCTTCGTGAACCTGGGGCTGCGGTACTATTTCTGACGAGGGGCGGGTTGGCTGTTCGCCGTTGGCTGTTGGCGGGCAGCGTGAGGCGGCGCAGGGAAGGGGTGGCGCGACGGTGGCGGCCTTGGAGTCCGGGAGGAATCTCATGAAGGGGTCGGCGCTTGCCGCAGGGGCCCTGGTCATCGGGACGGCGGCGCTGCTCCTCCTTGCTCCCGCCCCGGTCCAGGGGGCCTGGGACCCGCCCGGGTGGCGGCGGCCGGACGCAGAGGCCGCCGCGCCTGCCCGGGCGCAGGGATCCACCAGCGCTGCGGGGGTCGCCCTCGAATGGGCGGTGCGGGCCTACCGGGCCACCGTGAGCCGGGTGGACGGCGACCGCTGCCCCAGCCACCCCACCTGCTCCCAGTACGCCCTGGAGGCGGTGCGCCACCACGGGCCGCTCCTGGGGGCGGTGCTCACCGCCGGCCGCCTCCAGGCCGAGGCGGACGAAGCCGCCTTCGCCCCGCGGATCTTCGTGGGGGGCCGGTGGAAGGTCTACTCCCCGGTGGAGGACGACCTGGCGTTCCTCCGGGGGCGGTTGGAGCCGTGACGGCGCGCACCCTGCTGCCCGGGGCGGCCCTGGCGCTCCTCCTGGCCCTGGCGGCCGCCCCCGCCGCCAGCCAGGAGCCGGGTTCTCCGCCGGCGCCCCCCCCGGCCAGCGCCGAGGGGCTCCTCTCCTTCGCCGACGCCCTGCTCGCCGCCGGGGAGAGCTTCCGGGCCGCCACCGAGTACCTGCGCTTCCTCCACCACTTCCCCGATGGACCCGAGGCCGGCCGGGCCCTGGAGGGCCTGGGCCGGGCCTACGCCCAGGCGGGCCGGTGGGACGAGGCGGCGGGGGCCTTCTGGCGGCTGGCCGCAGCGGGGGGGCAAGGGGCCGAGGGGGTCGAAGTTGCGGAGGCCCGCTGGCTCCTGGGCTCGGCCCTGTACCGCGGGGAGCGCTACGAGGAAGCGGCCCGGGTGCTCCTGGTTCCCGGCGCAGAGCCGGCCGCGGTGGCCCTGGGGACCCTGGCGCTGCTGCGGGCCGGCAAGAGCACCGAGGCCCAAGCGGCACGCCCCGACCTGGCCACTGCCTACGCGGCGCTCCCGCGAAAGCACCCGGCCACGGCGGGCACCCTGGCGGCGGTGCTGCCCGGCGCGGGGCACCTCTACGCCGACCGCCCCCGGGACGCGACCGTCTCCTTCCTCTTGAACGCGGCCTTCCTCTGGGGCACCTACGAAGCGGTGCGCCGGGAGCAGTGGGCCCTGGCGGGGGTGCTCGGCCTCTTCGAGCTCGGCTGGTACTCGGGCAACGTGGTCAGCGCCGTCAACGCGGCCCACAAGTGGAACCGGCGGGAGGAGGGGCAGTTCTTCCGGAGCCGGGAAGAGGGGGTCCTGCCCCGATGGGGGCTACTCCTGGGGCCCGGCGCCGCCGGGGCGGCTCTCGCCTGGGGGTGGTAGGCGGCGTCCGCCGAAGGGTCAAGCGCCAGCGCCTTCCTGCCGATCAGGGCAGCCGAGGGCCGCTGCGCCGCCACGGCCACCCGAGAGGACGCCCATGGGTACCCCGCCCGTCGAACGGATCGCCGCGCTCGTTCAGGACCTGCCTGCGCTTCCGGCTGCAGCCCAGCATGCGCTGGCGCTGCTCTCCAACCCCGCGACCGAGCCCGGAGAGCTCCAGGAGGCCCTCTCCCGGGACCAGGCCCTGGCCCTGAGGGCGCTGCGCCTGGCCAACTCGGCCTATTACCGCCGCAACCGCGAGATCACCACCCTCTCCAACGCGGTCGTCGTCCTGGGATTTCGCACCATCCAGACCCTGCTCCTGAGCTCGGCGGCCCACCGGGTCATCGCTGCGGCCGGCGACCTCGCCGAGCAGCTCTGGAGCCACTCGTTCGCCGCGGCGGTGGGGTGTCGGGAGTTCGCCAAGGAGCTCGGCAAGGGAGCCCTGGAGCGGGAGGAGGCCTTCCTGGCCGGTCTCTTCCACGACCTGGGCAAGGGAGTTTTGGCCGCCCGGTTCCCGGGAATCTACGCGGACCCGGCTTCCGACGGCATCGGCGCCGAACGGGCGGCGCTGGGTTTCGACCACGCGGGACTGGGACAGGTGCTCCTGGAGCGGTGGCAGATCCCTGCGGCCCTCTCGGGGGCCGTGGGGACCCACCACGAGGCCGAGCCCTCCGCCCTGGGCCGACTGGTGGTGATGGGCGAGTGGCTGGCCTGGGGGGTCGCCCCCGGGGTGGGGAGCTGCCTGCCGGAACGACCGGCGAAGCTGCTCGAGGCCTACGAGATGGCTCCCGAGCGGCTCGGCGAAATCCTCGAGAGCGTCAAGCTCTACCTGGACGAGGAGTCGGGGGCCCCATGACCAGAGCGGACGTTTCGCCGCGCCAGGACGCGCGCTTCGCCCTCCTCGACCAGGTGCGGGACCTGCCGAGCCTGCCCCAGGTGCTGGTGGGGATCTCCCGGGTCGCGTCCGACCCCGAGGCCGATGCCGGGGACCTCGCCGAGGTCATCCTCAAGGACCAGGCCATCACGATCAAGGTCCTGCGCATCGCCAACTCGGCCCAGTACACCCTGTGCCCACAGCGGATCACCACCGTCTCCCGGGCCGTGGTGCTCCTGGGGTTCGAGTCGGTGCGGGCCATCGCGCTGGCGGTGGGCGCGTACAACCTGCTCTCCACCCTGGAACGGGGCCGCAAGGTCCACGAGCACTTCTGGCGCGAGTCCGTCGCCATCGCGGTCGCGTGCCAGGGGCTCGCCGAGCTGGTGGGGGGCCGGGTGCCCGAGGAGGCCTTCGTGGCGGGGCTGCTCCACGACGTGGGCAAGCTCGTCCTGGCGGCCCACGACCCGGAGCAGTCCGCCGGCATCTACGATTCGGGGCTGGAAGGCCCGGCGCTCCTGGCCGCCGAGACCCGGGCCTTCGGGGTCAACCACGCGGAGCTGGCCGGGGAGCTCGCGCGGCGCTGGCAGCTCCCCCCGGTGCTCGAGCGCGCCCTCGAAGGACACCATCGCCACTTCTCCGCCCTGCCCGAGGAAGGCCCCGACCGCATGGCCTTCCTGGTGGGGGTGGCCAAGAGCCTGGCCGCTCCCCGGTGGCGCGAGCACCTGGAACCCAGGGAGCTCGCGGCCCGGGTGGCGCGGCTGGTGCGCCGCCCCGTGGGACGCGTGCTGGAGATGATCCAGGCCCTGCCCGCACGCATGGAGGAGTACGCGGGGTTCTTCGAGATCCAGCTCACCGACCTCAAGGAATACGCCCTCTGGCTCGAAAGCGAGCACGGCCGGCTCCACGGCGAGCTCGACGGCGCCGAGGGGCGCCGCCGCCGGGACGAGCGGCGGGACGCGGAGCTGGCGGCCGTTCGTGAGGTTCACGCCCTGCTCCTCGGGGGAGGCGCCCAGGGAAGGGCCGTGGACCGCCTGCTGCGCGCCACCCGGGAGGCCGCGGGGGCCCGGCGCTCGGTGGTCGCCCTGTGGGATCCGGGGAGCGGCCGGGTGCAGGGGCGCTGGGGTTCGGGAGACGTGGTTCCGGCCTTCTTGGAGGACTTTCGCTTCGGTGCGTCCGGCGGGGGCGTGCTGGGTGCGGTCCTGCGCACGGGGGAGCCCGTGCACGTCTTCGACACCCAGATGCCCTATTTCGCCCGCCTCCTCAGCCCCGAGGAGGCCCGGCTCTTCGACGTGCCGTGCTTTGCCGTCCTGCCCCTGGGGCACGAGGGCAAAGCCTTGGGGGTCCTCTACGCCGACCGGGACCGGGGCGACGAGCCCTTCTCGGACGACGAGGTGGCCACCCTGGCCACCCTGGCCGATCTCCTGAGTCTCGCACTCCGGCAGGGCGCGGCGTGAGGCTGGGAAGAAACTCGCGCCGGGGCGGCATCCGCAAG
Coding sequences:
- the yidD gene encoding membrane protein insertion efficiency factor YidD, with product MKGSALAAGALVIGTAALLLLAPAPVQGAWDPPGWRRPDAEAAAPARAQGSTSAAGVALEWAVRAYRATVSRVDGDRCPSHPTCSQYALEAVRHHGPLLGAVLTAGRLQAEADEAAFAPRIFVGGRWKVYSPVEDDLAFLRGRLEP
- a CDS encoding tetratricopeptide repeat protein; amino-acid sequence: MTARTLLPGAALALLLALAAAPAASQEPGSPPAPPPASAEGLLSFADALLAAGESFRAATEYLRFLHHFPDGPEAGRALEGLGRAYAQAGRWDEAAGAFWRLAAAGGQGAEGVEVAEARWLLGSALYRGERYEEAARVLLVPGAEPAAVALGTLALLRAGKSTEAQAARPDLATAYAALPRKHPATAGTLAAVLPGAGHLYADRPRDATVSFLLNAAFLWGTYEAVRREQWALAGVLGLFELGWYSGNVVSAVNAAHKWNRREEGQFFRSREEGVLPRWGLLLGPGAAGAALAWGW
- the epsC gene encoding serine O-acetyltransferase EpsC, which gives rise to MTPKQETCIPPDLAAEQDVCQAAQEHHRRYRDELPAAVDAIVASCRTVPHVAHIEAALIPSKEEVTGLIGLMLDLVFPGFFGRQEVDWASLPYHVGQEATELFDRLSLQISRSIRHECRRTESLCSHCLDTGQRQALDFLNAVPGVRELVSGDVVAAYRGDPAAKSYDEVVFSYPGLYAVAVYRLAHALHRLGVPVLPRMMTEHAHGATGIDIHPGATIGREFFIDHGTGVVIGETCEIGDRVTLYQGVTLGALSFARDEGGLLVRGTKRHPTIEDDVVIYSGATILGGHTVIGRGCVIGGNVWLTESLPPDTKVTVEPPRLLYRQNRG
- a CDS encoding HDOD domain-containing protein, coding for MTRADVSPRQDARFALLDQVRDLPSLPQVLVGISRVASDPEADAGDLAEVILKDQAITIKVLRIANSAQYTLCPQRITTVSRAVVLLGFESVRAIALAVGAYNLLSTLERGRKVHEHFWRESVAIAVACQGLAELVGGRVPEEAFVAGLLHDVGKLVLAAHDPEQSAGIYDSGLEGPALLAAETRAFGVNHAELAGELARRWQLPPVLERALEGHHRHFSALPEEGPDRMAFLVGVAKSLAAPRWREHLEPRELAARVARLVRRPVGRVLEMIQALPARMEEYAGFFEIQLTDLKEYALWLESEHGRLHGELDGAEGRRRRDERRDAELAAVREVHALLLGGGAQGRAVDRLLRATREAAGARRSVVALWDPGSGRVQGRWGSGDVVPAFLEDFRFGASGGGVLGAVLRTGEPVHVFDTQMPYFARLLSPEEARLFDVPCFAVLPLGHEGKALGVLYADRDRGDEPFSDDEVATLATLADLLSLALRQGAA
- a CDS encoding HDOD domain-containing protein; the protein is MGTPPVERIAALVQDLPALPAAAQHALALLSNPATEPGELQEALSRDQALALRALRLANSAYYRRNREITTLSNAVVVLGFRTIQTLLLSSAAHRVIAAAGDLAEQLWSHSFAAAVGCREFAKELGKGALEREEAFLAGLFHDLGKGVLAARFPGIYADPASDGIGAERAALGFDHAGLGQVLLERWQIPAALSGAVGTHHEAEPSALGRLVVMGEWLAWGVAPGVGSCLPERPAKLLEAYEMAPERLGEILESVKLYLDEESGAP
- a CDS encoding menaquinone biosynthesis decarboxylase; this translates as MPPFPSLREFVTALDRAGELVRVPDPLSPALEIPALADLAMKSPGGGKALLFERPEGHEIPVLVNAFGSARRLGLALGVEDVEEIPRRIGALLATAPPRGLGDALRLLPSLLELKGVPPRRHRGRPPCQEVVHTGDAVDLTRLPVLTCWPGDGGPFVTLPCVFTRDPETGRQNLGMYRLQVYDRRTTGMHWHIHKDGSRAHALHRRAGRRMEAAVAIGTDPVVTYCATAPMPHGVDELLLAGFIRRKPVTLARCVTVDLQVPATAEIVLEGYVDPGEERIEGPFGDHTGVYSPAEPYPVFHVTAVTRRRNPLYFATVVGIPPMEDAWLGYATERIFRPLLRTQWPEVGEMHLPAEGVFHNLALLTLDKHYPMQARRLFQGLWGAGQMSFTKILAALDPDVDVGDPRAAARALLDRLPIPEGLVFSQGVLDALDHASPQALWGGKLGLDATRPLPGEPGHGGELPAGGRPPAEAQLLASLRERFPGLRECRLPLPGARRILALLVLDKSRPGEGLDLAEAALASAAGRVDVAVAVEGTGGEDLGLLAWRALSSVDPVRDIRVRDGRIAVDATVKGPGEGHPRSWPAEVSHPPETRRTAEAVARRLGLLPQESQP